The following are encoded together in the Chlorocebus sabaeus isolate Y175 chromosome 12, mChlSab1.0.hap1, whole genome shotgun sequence genome:
- the ENTPD2 gene encoding ectonucleoside triphosphate diphosphohydrolase 2 isoform X2 translates to MAGKVRSLLPPLLLAAAGLAGLLLLCVPTRDIREPPALKYGIVLDAGSSHTSMFIYKWPADKENDTGIVGQHSSCDVPGGGISSYADNPSGAGQSLVGCLEQALRDVPKERHAGTPLYLGATAGMRLLNLTNPEASTSVLTAVTHTLTQYPFDFRGARILSGQEEGVFGWVTANYLLENFIKYGWVGRWFRPRKGTLGAMDLGGASTQITFETTSPAEDRASEVQLRLYGQHYRVYTHSFLCYGRDQVLQRLLASALQAFSAFFYTVDFLRTSMGLPVATLQQLEAAAVNVCNQTWAQLQARVPGQQAHLADYCAGAMFVQQLLSRGYGFDERAFGGVIFQKKAADTAVGWALGYMLNLTNLIPADPPGLRKGTDFSSWVVLLLLFASALLAALVLLLRQVHSAKLPSTI, encoded by the exons ATGGCCGGGAAGGTGCGGTCACTGCTGCCGCCGCTGCTACTGGCCGCCGCGGGCCTCGCCGGGCTCCTACTGCTGTGCGTCCCCACCCGCGACATCCGGGAGCCGCCCGCCCTCAAG tACGGCATTGTCCTGGACGCTGGCTCTTCACACACGTCCATGTTTATCTACAAGTGGCCGGCAGACAAGGAGAACGACACAGGCATTGTGGGCCAGCACAGCTCCTGTGATGTTCCAG GCGGGGGCATCTCCAGCTACGCAGACAACCCTTCTGGAGCTGGCCAGAGTCTTGTTGGATGCCTTGAACAGGCGCTTCGGGATGTGCCCAAAGAGAGACATGCGGGCACGCCCCTCTACCTGGGAGCCACAGCGGGTATGCGCCTGCTCAA CCTGACCAATCCAGAGGCCTCAACCAGTGTGCTCACGGCAGTGACGCACACACTGACCCAGTACCCCTTTGACTTCCGGGGTGCACGCATCCTCTCGGGGCAGGAAGAGGGGGTGTTTGGCTGGGTGACTGCCAACTACCTGCTGGAGAACTTCATCAAG TACGGCTGGGTGGGCCGGTGGTTCCGGCCACGGAAGGGGACGCTGGGGGCCATGGACCTGGGGGGTGCCTCCACCCAGATCACCTTTGAGACGACCAGTCCGGCTGAGGACAGAGCCAGTGAGGTCCAGCTGCGTCTCTACGGCCAGCATTACCGAGTCTACACCCACAGCTTCCTCTGCTACGGCCGTGACCAGGTCCTCCAGAGGCTGCTGGCCAGCGCTCTCCAG GCCTTCTCTGCCTTCTTCTACACGGTGGACTTCTTGCGGACTTCCATGGGGCTACCTGTGGCCACCCTACAGCAGCTGGAGGCAGCTGCAGTGAACGTCTGCAACCAGACCTGGGCTCAG CTGCAAGCTCGGGTGCCGGGGCAACAGGCCCACCTGGCCGACTACTGCGCCGGGGCCATGTTCGTGCAGCAGCTGCTGAGTCGCGGCTACGGATTCGACGAGCGCGCCTTCGGCGGCGTGATCTTCCAGAAGAAG GCCGCGGACACTGCAGTGGGCTGGGCGCTCGGCTACATGCTGAACCTGACCAACCTGATCCCCGCCGACCCGCCGGGGCTGCGCAAGGGCACGGATTTCAGCTCCTGGGTCGTCCTCCTGCTGCTCTTCGCCTCCGCGCTGCTGGCTGCGCTTGTCCTGCTGCTGCGTCAGGTGCACTCCGCCAAGCTGCCAAGCACCATTTAG
- the ENTPD2 gene encoding ectonucleoside triphosphate diphosphohydrolase 2 isoform X1, with protein sequence MAGKVRSLLPPLLLAAAGLAGLLLLCVPTRDIREPPALKYGIVLDAGSSHTSMFIYKWPADKENDTGIVGQHSSCDVPGGGISSYADNPSGAGQSLVGCLEQALRDVPKERHAGTPLYLGATAGMRLLNLTNPEASTSVLTAVTHTLTQYPFDFRGARILSGQEEGVFGWVTANYLLENFIKYGWVGRWFRPRKGTLGAMDLGGASTQITFETTSPAEDRASEVQLRLYGQHYRVYTHSFLCYGRDQVLQRLLASALQTHSFHPCWPRGFSTHVLLGDVYQSPCTVAQRPQTFNSSARVSLSGSSDPHLCRDLVSGLFSFSSCPFSRCSFNGVFQPPVAGNFIAFSAFFYTVDFLRTSMGLPVATLQQLEAAAVNVCNQTWAQLQARVPGQQAHLADYCAGAMFVQQLLSRGYGFDERAFGGVIFQKKAADTAVGWALGYMLNLTNLIPADPPGLRKGTDFSSWVVLLLLFASALLAALVLLLRQVHSAKLPSTI encoded by the exons ATGGCCGGGAAGGTGCGGTCACTGCTGCCGCCGCTGCTACTGGCCGCCGCGGGCCTCGCCGGGCTCCTACTGCTGTGCGTCCCCACCCGCGACATCCGGGAGCCGCCCGCCCTCAAG tACGGCATTGTCCTGGACGCTGGCTCTTCACACACGTCCATGTTTATCTACAAGTGGCCGGCAGACAAGGAGAACGACACAGGCATTGTGGGCCAGCACAGCTCCTGTGATGTTCCAG GCGGGGGCATCTCCAGCTACGCAGACAACCCTTCTGGAGCTGGCCAGAGTCTTGTTGGATGCCTTGAACAGGCGCTTCGGGATGTGCCCAAAGAGAGACATGCGGGCACGCCCCTCTACCTGGGAGCCACAGCGGGTATGCGCCTGCTCAA CCTGACCAATCCAGAGGCCTCAACCAGTGTGCTCACGGCAGTGACGCACACACTGACCCAGTACCCCTTTGACTTCCGGGGTGCACGCATCCTCTCGGGGCAGGAAGAGGGGGTGTTTGGCTGGGTGACTGCCAACTACCTGCTGGAGAACTTCATCAAG TACGGCTGGGTGGGCCGGTGGTTCCGGCCACGGAAGGGGACGCTGGGGGCCATGGACCTGGGGGGTGCCTCCACCCAGATCACCTTTGAGACGACCAGTCCGGCTGAGGACAGAGCCAGTGAGGTCCAGCTGCGTCTCTACGGCCAGCATTACCGAGTCTACACCCACAGCTTCCTCTGCTACGGCCGTGACCAGGTCCTCCAGAGGCTGCTGGCCAGCGCTCTCCAG ACCCACAGCTTCCACCCCTGCTGGCCAAGGGGCTTTTCCACCCACGTGCTGCTCGGGGATGTGTACCAGTCACCATGCACTGTGGCCCAGCGGCCCCAGACCTTCAACAGCAGCGCGCGGGTCAGCCTGTCGGGAAGCAGTGACCCCCACCTCTGCCGAGATCTGGTTTCTGGGCTCttcagcttctcctcctgcccctTCTCCCGATGCTCTTTCAATGGGGTCTTCCAGCCCCCAGTGGCTGGGAACTTTATC GCCTTCTCTGCCTTCTTCTACACGGTGGACTTCTTGCGGACTTCCATGGGGCTACCTGTGGCCACCCTACAGCAGCTGGAGGCAGCTGCAGTGAACGTCTGCAACCAGACCTGGGCTCAG CTGCAAGCTCGGGTGCCGGGGCAACAGGCCCACCTGGCCGACTACTGCGCCGGGGCCATGTTCGTGCAGCAGCTGCTGAGTCGCGGCTACGGATTCGACGAGCGCGCCTTCGGCGGCGTGATCTTCCAGAAGAAG GCCGCGGACACTGCAGTGGGCTGGGCGCTCGGCTACATGCTGAACCTGACCAACCTGATCCCCGCCGACCCGCCGGGGCTGCGCAAGGGCACGGATTTCAGCTCCTGGGTCGTCCTCCTGCTGCTCTTCGCCTCCGCGCTGCTGGCTGCGCTTGTCCTGCTGCTGCGTCAGGTGCACTCCGCCAAGCTGCCAAGCACCATTTAG